Part of the Corticium candelabrum chromosome 15, ooCorCand1.1, whole genome shotgun sequence genome, CTGCAAATGAGTTTCCAGCTGATACTTTTGATGCAAAATCTAGTGATAAACATGATGAGTAGGTGGctctttacatttcattggttattaattaattatgtgtaGGTTCTCTATGAAATCATTAGTCCACTAGCTAGTGACTAAAATGACTCTGAGCAATTTAGTACAGCCATACATTTAGGCACTTTATGTCAGTAACGCTTACGACCAGCTTTCAATGGTCTTATGTTAATTACTGTACACTTTTACAACGTCTAGATAGTTAGTATTACAAGTCGTGCCATACATCCGGGATTTTGTCACTACTTGTGTGGTATTTACTGTCTTTCCAAACGCTCAGGGTCACGTTACTGTTGCAAGGCAGTCAAACGCAGCAGCACAAGTGTAACAACAGTGTAGGAGTTTTCGTTCATCAACAGAACTACTGGCAATGTGAGAAATACTAGCTGGAGACCGCACTTCATCACCTCCAGCTCTAGAAAAGACAGCTGCACTAGTTGAAGCCTTCGCGTGATATAGGTAGTGTATACAGAGCTTACGCATGGAACCACGTTCATCTCTTACTCTCGGTTCGCTGTTGCTGCGaatttgcgtgggcgtggccttAGTCAATCTAGTTGTTCTTGTTACTTAGAAACGGCCCCGTTTCAAGATGGCAAACAATCGCAAATGCACTCGTATGGTTTCTCTTCGGCGATTGCAACTACGGAAACTTCCCCGGGTTTTGGGGGGCTACGCAACTGGTCGCTTTCTGGTGTTGGCCGACGGACTACATACAGCGATACGCCATTAGATACATACTAGTACATACTTGatccacgtgggtgatgacgtcagcAAATCGTATTAATCCAAGTGGCAAAATTAATGACGGGTTTTATATCGGCTCCCGCTCAAAAAAATCCGCCCATTCGCCAAAATATACTCCCCGCCAACAATCCATCTTGTACAGTATGCAGAATGTCCTTACCAAGAGGTGTTGCTACGAGTCAGTTCGAGCTCTAGGAAGTCAATTAGCACGCCTACTCGTCCAGCATACCGCAATCACATCTGAGAAATATATGATTGCTTTGCGGCTAGTAGTCTAGAGTGTATTCAACAACAACTAGAATTTTGAGATAACTAGTGCTTTAGTTGTATTTTGCAGAAATCTAGATAGGTACAAGGTGCTAAACCAAACGGCTAAGCTAGTCTTCCGGTTAAGTAGTTGCGTAACTAGCGTACTTCTCACTTCGTTAGGAAGTACAAACATCTGTTGGCTACATGCAAGGCTAGGCGGTGTTTGTGCATCAACAGCGTACGCCATGTGTCGACGCGATAATTCGTTGCTGTGATCGCGATCTCTACATGTCGTGTGAACAAGAGCTGGCTCGCTTTACTAGCCGGGGCTGGCTCGGATCGGCTCGGCCCAGTTTGGaactgtgctcgtgtgaattGGGTATTAGATAGGGGTCCGTTTGACACTTGTTATCTAATTAGACGCATACCCAGTAGTCTCACACCATGACCTGTTCTGACTGCTCTGTCACCTTTGTCCATTGTTGAaccaaacataccgacaggaTCAACAGGAAACGCGTCATTTGCCTAGACGCCTTTGCTGCGAAGGCTAGATGGCTGAAAGAGCTGGAGCTTTTGTTTTCGTTCTACTTCTTGTAGTGCTACTACAGTAAGTTAGCATAGACCGTCTTTGCCTCTCCTACTGATCAATACGTACGTGTATATCCGCTCGAAATGTATTCTAGAAGAGAGACTGTTCACTCTATACAAATCGGTGACCGTCCACCACGTAAGTGTCTAGAGACGACGCTCACTGTTTGTATTGCTGTTGACACGTGCGCTTTTAACAGGTCTGTGTTGGACTGCATTTATTAGTTTGAGGTTTCCGTCTGCATGGAGAAGAGATGAAGTGGAATCACCTGACATTCATAGAAACAGTTATTATCCGGTGTGCGAGCAACCCAAAGACGTGGACTGTCGGACACATGACGGTAACTTGGATTGTAACAAGATGTCTCCCAGTAGTAGCAATATACTTGCTTTCTAGGGCGACTAGCCAGTGAAACGTCTGATGTGCTAAACTGCACCGTAGAGACTGGACTGATGTGTATGGCAAGGGATCAACCGAATGGTCGTCACTGCCAGCACGACTATAAAGTTCGCTATTTGTGCGAATGTACGCAACTCTAAACTCTTCATCtaaatttctaattaattgacaaaccTTGCACATGAACTCGTTTTTATAGGTGACTGCCGCCAGACTTTACGCGGCACCCACGGGAACGTCACAGTTCCTGGCAGATCCATTTACACTTACAGGCAGTTGAAATGCCGATGGAAAATCAAAACATCACCTAAGAGAATCATTATTCTCAAGTTTAAAGAAATGTGGAAAGCATCATCTAATAATTACTACGGAGATTCACAGTTGACAATATTCGACGGCCTCAATATGTCATCAAGTTTAGTTTTAGCCAAACTAGACGATTTTACTTCTGAGCAATGGAAGACTACTACACTGATGTCTTCTGGATCGACGATGACAGTTAAGTTGAAAACTAGAAGAAGATTACAACGTCACATGAGCTTTTTATACACTGCTGAGAAGTGTAAGAGTCGAGTGCTTTACAACATGTATAAtgtgttttcattttctaTGTAAACTGACATATTGTTTCATGTTAGTTCCTGCTAAATGGAAATTATGTGATTTTAACAAAGACAAGTGCGGCTGGACTGACAATGATCGGGTTTGGATTCACggtatataattttttaaattattacaAAACTCTCTTAGCATAAAATTGTTTGTACTAGTCAAATGTAAAAAGAAGAGTGATAACGAGATGCTAACGAATATATCTTGTTCGTCAGGTAAGACTAGACACAAATATCTGAAAAAAATAACGAGATCTACATTCAATGAGCGGTTGCGTTTCATCATTAATACGTTATTGACGTATTGCTTAGGTCAACTTGACGTGATTTGTGCATCCTATAGCTATACtcgcacgtgcacgcacaagCAGGATCTTACATTAGATATTAAAAGTCTGAATTTTTAGTAGCCAGCTTCAAGACGACACGTTACACTTGAAAACAGGAAAATGTTCTTTGTCCAATGAATATGTACATGCGTAAtacacatacgtacatgcatCCATAACTATTGCACATCATAATAGAGAACAATTTTACGGTGTATTGAGATATACATTGTTATTACCGAGCGGTTACTGTAAATGGTATGAATTATCTACGGCAGCAAACTCCTTCAAGACTTGCTTATAGTACTTTACGACAATTATGTATTAGCtaaaattttgttatttgCCAAATTCAACATTCTGATCTATATATTTTGTGCTCTTatctggcaattttgtgtATCTGCATGTAGGCGGCATTCTTACAGTGAGAAAGAAGAACGTAACGCGTCGAAATAGCTACGTCATTAAGAGTCCATTATATAAAAGTTTAAGCGACACGTGTCTGAGAATGCGCTACAGGAATTCCATGCCAAATGGTCGCTTTACCGTCTCCATGTGGACGTTAAATCACACTTACGTTTACAAATTTTCTGACCAACGAACAACAAAATGGGCAAACGCTACAATTCCAGTGCCAAACGGTCAAATTTTCCGCGTCGTTCTGCGCGTCACATTGGGAAAATCTCTAAAGTGGAAAATAGGAGATTTGGCAATAGACGGTATTAGGAAAGCGCCCTGTTTTGTCGGTAAGATTAGTTCTTACGCTTGACCTTTACTCATCCTATTCTAAACGATCACTAATATTTCAGATACCAAATGTACGTTTAACAAGACAAACGTCTGCTCTCATATTAGAGTACGATCTCCTACAAAGCGTCGTGCTGGCTGGGTGCACGAGAAGAGCGACAATACGACAATGACAGAAAATCCAAGTACCGTTATGCTTATATATCAATTCCGTAATTGTGTTTTTCTCAGCGTCTCTTTTAGAAAATTGGTTAGCATTTCGCATTCTAAGCAGCCAACGCCGAGTGCGTCCAAGTCCCTCATTTTCTTCTCGTCCTATTAGAGCGTCTCCTGGTCAGCAATGCATCTGTTTCCAATACCAGACTACGTTTAAAAATGCCTACGTTCTGCTGAATTACTCCTGGTCCTACAACGCAAGTCGATGGGCAACTGAAATAGTCTGGAAACAACGAGCTTCAGACGGTAACGGACATTGGAAGACCGCCTGCTTTCCTGTAACGGCCCCGTCGATGTCCGTCGAATGGTCGTCGTATAGAATGTTCGTCTATCCATTCAACGGCACTTCTTCAAACGGATATTTTCTTATCGCCAATATCTCGTCTTTATTGCGTTGTTCACGGCAAGGTCAGCACTGCGCTGTAAAAATCTACCTTttcatcacgtgatgttgtttatttaattagctcGTAATTGCTCTTTCAACTTTGATCTTTGTGATTGGACGGATAAATTTCAGTCAGAGGGTTTGCCGCCTTCGTGGATAGTAAGAGATGGCAGAACATGGAGATACCACTATTACAGCCTATCCAGAAACGTCACTTGTCAAAGTAATACACAATTTACATCCAAATTTTCGTGTTCAAGTTATTCAACAAAATGTATTTGTCATTTGAGGGCACCACTACGCCGTTTCAGCAAGCTTGTACCGCTATATGTCTGAGAGGCGTAACCGACGATTTTATGTTCTGACTGGAAATTGGATAATATCAAGAAATTATCGTTGCTTTTCCTTCTTTATGGCGTCACGAGATAGAAGAACACTTACTGTGAGCGTATCATCGTATGATGGGAGCTACAAAAACTTGACCCATGTTATATCGcaatacacaaacacgtgGGAATTAAAAACAGTTGGTCTTCCGTTAGATATAATCGATCTTTTCAGAGTTGAATTCATTATGCCTGCTTTTCTTCAAATTGCTATCGATGAAATCCAGTTCAGTCATATGTCCTGCGAATCAGGTAATGCATGACCTTTACCACATGACTGACAATTTACTGTATGTATGAGTCTGAGAGAGTAACATATACTATgtatatatgttgtgtgtgcagATGTAGACGAATGTTCTAATTCCAGTCTCAATGCATGCGCGCATAAGTGTGTTAATTCGTTTGGAGACTACTATTGTTGCTGTTCATCGATCTACAACTGTATACGATCTCGCACTGGATCGACGCAGTTGCATTCGTAAGTTCAGTTAGTAGCATAGATAACGTTATGTCTTGTAACATATCACGAAATAAACAAAAGTTCGTTTGCGTTCATAGCAAAGTGTCGACGACCGTGTCAAAATGGTGGCACGTGCTACGCTCCGCACAAATGCTCATGCCCGAGAGGATTTACtggcatgtactgtaccattcGTAGGTGTCATTACATGGACGTTATTTCGACAGTTGATGTACTTCCTATTTGATGTTTAGAGTGTGGAGGTCAAATCAGTAATACACAAGGGATTGTTGAATTTCCTCGCATATTAGGATACGAAGACATCCATTGCAACTGGAGCATTGTTGCACCGCCAGGATATAAAGTAGctttagaaatagaaaaatttCAACCCTTTTCGAGATCCTATTCTCACTGCTACTTCGCCAACTTAACGTTTTGGAATCGTCACTCAGACAACGGCTATCCAGCTTTTTGCGAGCCTCAAAGGGACACCCGTACGCGTCCGAAAAAGATTATTTCGTTGTTTAGAACGCTCAATTTTACATACTTTCGAACAGCAAATCGTTACGGAGGACAGGGATTTCGTATCAACTATCACACATTTGGTATGAAGCAGTTCACAGTATTACTTGACTAATTATAAAGCTAAGTCATCGTTTGTTTGCACTTTAATAGAAGACAAGTGTTCAACGAAATGCGAATCTGTACCTTGGTACCGCCGGTAAGTACGTATCTTACCTAGTCCGTGTACCGTTTCTCCATTATATTTTCAAGTGcgagcaacaattgaatattgaattagaaattgaaaattgcccAACATCTGCTCGCTATTTCAATACACGGTACACGGACCCATGCAGCTACAACCATTTGTAACTCTACGACGTTCCATAATATTACTATTAACTTAGACTTCCCCTATAATTCTACTACGTTGATACGTGTATAGCATGTATTAAAGATTTAGATGATATCGTTGGCATAGTGGTAtatagctgtctgtctgtatgtctgtatgtcagaGCACCCGCACACATATCTCCGCCGCCAAGGGTCCGCGATCTCCGCCGAATTTCACTAGGGCAAGTCGAAAACATGCAGATCGATACCTCTAAAACACGCAGATTCACAGTGAGTCTGTCGTCTTCTTCTAGAGTTCTCTCGCGACGACGCGAATTTTTGTCCATTTATCCAACCCGCCTCAACTTGCGCGCCAACTTCTCTGAAACGGCGCGTCGGATCTCCATTAAACTCCACGTTCgagacgtcggacggtacgtaCGCAGCGTGTCGTCTAGTGCCGGCCACGTCgaaaaaggcaagatattttttagtatatccgggtcttgtaACATGACACCTACCTTTGTTTGGACGTTACGAGCTTCTAAATTTTTCACGTTAGAtacgcctgtttcctgcaacggcagcaacgtcttcgaagtcaCAATGTCCAATGGGTCTGTCGAAATGGCTGTGAGATGAGACaaaagttatatatatatatatatatacgaaAAACCATTTATCTGGGAGAGTgagtaactgcacgtgactttcatgCTTCTGCTGCTCGGATATGTCTGCAGGGAAACTCGCTGCTAATATCTCGGAACAAAACGCtcggttacattttcatttctCTTCAacaccttccagttcattcgaacgtACGCCCACACCAAGCAGTTATTTCCACCGAATCCAACATACACCGACATCCAACAATGACCGCTCTAGAGATCTGAACGGAAAACTCCCTGCTAAAGTTTCATAACGGGACTCTCGCttacattttcatttcttTACAATGGGATATTAAACAATGATCTAATCAGCCCGGGCGAAGAAAGGGGCTACTCATACAGCTAGCGAAGAACGAGATCTTTATATACAGCATGTATACTTTGGAATATTGGATCTCCTCCTAATTTTTCAGAATGGAATATAATTGAACAGGATATAACGCAGAACGAAATAACTCATGAGAACTCCGTCCGGCTGCTAATTCATCAGAatggagtaaaaatgcatgtgaacgagcTAATTTGCACCTTCAAGTTCATTCGAACGCACGCCCATACTATGCGGTAAGCAGGTAATTcaactagtgtgtgtgtgtgtgtgtgtgtgtgtgtgtgtgtgtgtgtgtgtgtgtgtgtgtgtgtgtgtgtgtgtgtgtgtgtgtgtgtgtgtgtgtgtgtatgtatgtgtgtgtgtgtgtgtgtgtgtgtgtgtgtgtgtgtgtgtgtgtgtgtgtgtgtttgtgtgtgtgtgtgttgtgtgtgtgtgtgtgtgtgtgtgtgtgtgtgtgtgtgtgtgtgtgtgtgtgtgtgtgtgtgtgtgtgtgtgtgtgtgtgtgtgtgtgtgtgttgtgtgtgtgtgtgtgtgtgtgtgtgtgtgtgtgtgtgtgtgtgtgtgtgtgtgtgtgtgtgtgtgtgtgtgtgtgtgtgtgtgtgtgtgtgtgtgtgtgtgtgtgtgtgtgtgtgtatgtgtgtgtgtaaaactTGACTTAACGATTAGTCTAATGTCAAATGCTTGCGAACGGGCATTATACTTAGCGACATTAAGTTTAATAAAGAATAGTTTAACACTGAAAAGCTTATCGTTAGCttactaattattaattattactgtTTCAAGTTGTTGTCACGGGTACGCAATTGCAACGTCAGGAGTGCTGCGTCAAGGTTCTGTTGCGAGAGTGAATGTAATGCTAATGTCAATGCCAAAGAAAACCGTTCAAGTTAGAGCTCAATTGTTCGACCCAACCAACTCGCAGTTGATATGTGAAGCTGACCGTACTGTTGATACAGGACTAGATGGTACATTAGAGTTAGACCGCGTATAAACTCATTTCCACTATTTAgtccattgatattaatctaTTTACAGAGTCGACGAATGTTGACGAAGGTTGGATGTCGCTCGAAGTAAAACGACAACGACTACATCAAGTTTTCATAACGAATGAACAAACTGTCATTTTTCCTAGATTCCGTCCGATCTTCTACCTTCTCAGTATCGACTCAACGTCTCCGCTGTTTCTGGCGACAAAACTTTCTTCAGTGAAAGTGCTATTGTGGGTGTGGCGCCAAATGGTCCAACGATATTAATTCAAACTGATAAGCCGGTTTACAAGCctggacaaacaggtaaaaCATAATCCTAGAACGGCTAGATGAAAACGAATGACTTGCGTAGATTGTAAAGCCACGTTGTCCAACATAGAGAAAGGCATTGTTTTATAGTCAAAACTTCTATGCTACGCATTTATTGCTCTATACAAAACAACATTCACTGTGTATTGTTTACATTCTTCTGTTTAGTTCGAATGAGAATTGTTGCCGTCGATTTCGAAATGAAACCTTACAAAGGAAACGTGAGTTGAACTTGTCAGTGTACCAGACTGTCATTCTTTATATGCTCattttttatatatacatgtaggtaACAATAGAGATATCGGTACAGTTCATCCAATCCATCTTTTGAACTGTCAACGCTAAATTGAACTTTACTCTTTTGTATCCTTTTAAAGGATGGTCATGGTACTAAAGTTCAACAATGGATTGACAAATCGCCGCTCACAGGTAAGTAGTTGCTACATAAAATTTGTTTAAAGGTTTAATATGATGCTCCAAATCtcaataaatatttgtttgtaagGAATTGTTCCTTTATCGTTTCCATTGTCCGACGAGCCAGTTGCTGGAGTTTGGAACGTTTCGGTATTCGCGCTATATCCACCAGCAGTGGTACTGTATTGTCTCAAAGTCTTTGATTATTGTCATTAATACATAACAGTAACAACACTTTTGTGTCTTGCAGGAGAAATCTGAAGTTCAAACTTCATGTTTTCAAGTCAAAGAATACGGTACTAAACTGATTTACATCTTAGGTCAATTAGATAGTCTTACTCTTTCCAATTGGGACCCTcgtgttgtctgttgtgtttcaGTACTACCAAAATTCGAAGTAACAGTTATCGTTCCACCTTACATTGTAACTACATACAAGACAGCTCCCGTAACGGTTGTAGCAAAGTCAGATGAACATGTAACGTTGAAAAACAGCATTTCTATAATTACGTGAGTTTCAATTTAGATACACTTATGGAAGACCGGTCAAAGGCGTGGCTTGTGTGACTGCAAAATCGGTATACGACT contains:
- the LOC134190984 gene encoding uncharacterized protein LOC134190984; this translates as MYSRRETVHSIQIGDRPPRLCWTAFISLRFPSAWRRDEVESPDIHRNSYYPVCEQPKDVDCRTHDGRLASETSDVLNCTVETGLMCMARDQPNGRHCQHDYKVRYLCECDCRQTLRGTHGNVTVPGRSIYTYRQLKCRWKIKTSPKRIIILKFKEMWKASSNNYYGDSQLTIFDGLNMSSSLVLAKLDDFTSEQWKTTTLMSSGSTMTVKLKTRRRLQRHMSFLYTAEKFPAKWKLCDFNKDKCGWTDNDRVWIHVKCKKKSDNEMLTNISCSSGGILTVRKKNVTRRNSYVIKSPLYKSLSDTCLRMRYRNSMPNGRFTVSMWTLNHTYVYKFSDQRTTKWANATIPVPNGQIFRVVLRVTLGKSLKWKIGDLAIDGIRKAPCFVDTKCTFNKTNVCSHIRVRSPTKRRAGWVHEKSDNTTMTENPSTRLF
- the LOC134190985 gene encoding CD109 antigen-like; this translates as MYCTIQCGGQISNTQGIVEFPRILGYEDIHCNWSIVAPPGYKVALEIEKFQPFSRSYSHCYFANLTFWNRHSDNGYPAFCEPQRDTRTRPKKIISLFRTLNFTYFRTANRYGGQGFRINYHTFEDKCSTKCESVPWYRRCCHGYAIATSGVLRQGSVARVNVMLMSMPKKTVQVRAQLFDPTNSQLICEADRTVDTGLDESTNVDEGWMSLEIPSDLLPSQYRLNVSAVSGDKTFFSESAIVGVAPNGPTILIQTDKPVYKPGQTVRMRIVAVDFEMKPYKGNVTIEISDGHGTKVQQWIDKSPLTGIVPLSFPLSDEPVAGVWNVSVFALYPPAVEKSEVQTSCFQVKEYVLPKFEVTVIVPPYIVTTYKTAPVTVVAKYTYGRPVKGVACVTAKSVYDYRYRLPRTRASQTCKKVN